One window of Scheffersomyces stipitis CBS 6054 chromosome 1, whole genome shotgun sequence genomic DNA carries:
- a CDS encoding predicted protein: MYVDLSASFPPNCRAFHYNNQTQLWVNTTCELDPFSDWDTAYSQTLYAFGTDDYFDFISLVGRQLAIEVVDIGGVPLEALKYIINERLGNETILRRDQDDSRPQYYFNEGGQSQSLGRTHNQGCDWQSFLPRATSYKSAVKGMICEKSAEKTHWIKSLWNIFSSASLGDSLTMSRLGTAFKESDAQHKCISRFLVVNKNMNSVSPGEADEPVILIGVLPRNKSGANCETATSAKEITRNIVSVLSVAGQKYMVAFCITLRGKNGWFGSNHWFGLLKFFPMVDDNNINYSRIACEESLL; encoded by the exons ATGTATGTAGATT tatctgcttcttttcctcCTAATTGTAGGGCATTCCACTACAATAACCAAACCCAGCTATGGGTTAATACTACATGTGAACTAGACCCATTTTCAGATTGGGATACTGCCTACTCCCAGACTTTATACGCATTCGGAACTGACGACTATTTCGATTTCATCAGCTTGGTTGGTAGACAGCTAGCTATAGAGGTTGTGGATATCGGGGGAGTACCATTAGAAGCATTAAAATACATTATCAACGAGAGGCTTGGTAACGAAACAATCCTTAGAAGAGATCAGGATGACTCTCGCCCACAATATTATTTCAATGAAGGTGGTCAGTCACAATCACTTGGGAGAACGCACAACCAAGGCTGTGATTGGCAATCGTTCTTGCCTCGTGCAACCTCCTACAAATCAGCTGTGAAAGGAATGATATGTGAAAAGCTGGCAGAAAAAACTCACTGGATCAAAAGTTTGTGGAACATCTTTAGTTCTGCAAGCTTGGGAGACAGCTTGACTATGTCAAGGTTAGGTACAGCATTCAAAGAATCGGATGCACAACATAAATGTATTAGCCGATTCCTTGTTGTTAACAAAAATATGAACTCGGTTTCACCGGGAGAAGCAGATGAACCGGTTATACTAATCGGCGTGTTACCACGCAATAAGTCAGGTGCAAATTGTGAAACAGCTACTTCTGCTAAAGAAATCACTAGAAATATAGTTTCAGTATTAAGTGTTGCTGGTCAAAAGTATATGGTTGCATTTTGTATTACATTAAGAGGAAAAAACGGTTGGTTTGGATCTAATCACTGGTTTGGCCTACTTAAGTTCTTTCCCATGGTAGATGACAATAATATCAATTATTCAAGAATAGCATGCGAAGAGCTGTTATTATAG
- a CDS encoding predicted protein translates to MAQTLADRVKAIPPVTRFFTITSVLVCLAIRLEFLSFDQLLWRWHYEIQDYRRIYEYSKYASRSQTAKNVFFQFIQSYRIFTSFLVPSGMLGSGPLDAVLDIYFFYTFANHLESSQGKFKGNFADCLWFTLVTGTSIVFASLVYNVVFDMRHMEVYHSMMSTCIIYVWSRYSKNSMINFFGVIPLKAYYLPLFNMGARLIISGFDSSVDVFVGILCGYLYQCIQSDTMPFYNLYPTSYGQNPSAHGANNGRRVGSSGSREENISNDWIEDSIFDKGYLKAPLWFYNLLGYPSNNSVRVTAFTRAPHHSRTASASAPMKKETNEGETSGFSWFPNEEKVVFQGKGRRLGD, encoded by the coding sequence ATGGCACAAACATTAGCTGACCGGGTCAAGGCCATTCCTCCTGTGACGCGTTTCTTTACGATCACCTCTGTGCTCGTATGTTTGGCCATCAGATTAGAGTTTCTAAGCTTTGACCAGTTATTGTGGCGCTGGCATTATGAAATCCAAGATTATCGCAGGATCTACGAATACAGCAAGTACGCTTCTCGCTCACAAACTGCCAAAAATGTATTCTTTCAGTTTATCCAGTCGTACAGGATATTCACCTCGTTCTTGGTTCCTAGCGGAATGTTAGGTAGTGGTCCCCTAGATGCCGTTTTGGATATCTACTTTTTCTATACCTTTGCCAACCACTTGGAAAGTTCCCAGGGCAAGTTCAAAGGAAATTTCGCAGATTGCTTGTGGTTCACGCTTGTGACCGGCACCAGTATTGTCTTTGCATCGTTGGTGTACAATGTAGTGTTTGACATGAGACACATGGAAGTTTACCATCTGATGATGCTGACGTGTATCATCTATGTCTGGTCTAGATatctgaagaatctgaTGATTAACTTCTTTGGTGTAATTCCATTGAAAGCATACTATTTACCACTTTTCAACATGGGTGCCCGGTTGATAATATCGGGTTTTGACTCTTCCGTCGACGTATTCGTTGGTATCTTATGTGGTTACTTGTATCAGTGTATTCAATCTGATACCATGCCTTTCTACAACTTGTATCCTACATCATATGGCCAGAATCCCAGTGCCCATGGTGCCAACAATGGAAGGAGGGTGGGCTCGCTGGGCTCCcgagaagaaaatattaGCAATGACTGGATTGAAGACTCCATTTTTGACAAGGGTTATTTGAAGGCTCCGTTGTGGTTTTACAATCTACTTGGATATCCGCTGAACAACTCTGTGCGAGTCACCGCGTTCACTAGGGCTCCTCACCATAGCAGGACGGCTTCGGCTTCGGCTccgatgaagaaggaaaccAATGAAGGTGAAACTTCTGGTTTCTCGTGGTTTCCAAATGAAGAGAAGGTTGTGTTTCAAGGTAAGGGCCGTCGTCTTGGAGATTAA
- the MRPL25 gene encoding mitochondrial 54S ribosomal protein YmL25, which yields MSLASKEAFSKLPQKLHNFFIKFPPRPFAEYSEKPSTIVDPKFNPFLPNKNPETGKWHGAKYSLRRSSDLFKMARKFGIQDLLPPMPKKFYEEKYNNKNWMRGVLTQKKQKWERELPEKLEAREDAIAKMDDIIAAARPRYKRQLEKKKKREQTWF from the coding sequence ATGTCCTTGGCCTCTAAAGAAGCATTCAGCAAGCTTCCCCAGAAGTTGcacaacttcttcatcaagtttcCCCCCAGACCGTTTGCCGAATATTCGGAAAAGCCTTCGACTATAGTGGATCCCAAGTTTAATCCATTTTTGCCCAATAAGAACCCAGAAACCGGTAAATGGCACGGTGCCAAATACTCTTTGAGACGTTCGTCtgacttgttcaagatggcCCGTAAGTTCGGAATACAGGATCTCTTGCCTCCTATGCCTAAGAAGTTCTACgaagaaaagtacaacaacaagaactgGATGAGAGGAGTATTGACgcagaagaaacagaaatgGGAAAGAGAATTGCCCGAAAAATTGGAGGCTCGAGAAGATGCCATTGCCAAGATGGACGACATAATTGCTGCTGCCAGACCCAGATACAAGAGACAGCtcgagaagaaaaagaagagagaaCAGACCTGGTTTTAG
- the XYL2 gene encoding D-xylulose reductase (Xylitol dehydrogenase) (XDH) (Xylitol dehydrogenase (XDH) similar to SOR1 deletion blocks xylitol utilization), producing the protein MTANPSLVLNKIDDISFETYDAPEISEPTDVLVQVKKTGICGSDIHFYAHGRIGNFVLTKPMVLGHESAGTVVQVGKGVTSLKVGDNVAIEPGIPSRFSDEYKSGHYNLCPHMAFAATPNSKEGEPNPPGTLCKYFKSPEDFLVKLPDHVSLELGALVEPLSVGVHASKLGSVAFGDYVAVFGAGPVGLLAAAVAKTFGAKGVIVVDIFDNKLKMAKDIGAATHTFNSKTGGSEELIKAFGGNVPNVVLECTGAEPCIKLGVDAIAPGGRFVQVGNAAGPVSFPITVFAMKELTLFGSFRYGFNDYKTAVGIFDTNYQNGRENAPIDFEQLITHRYKFKDAIEAYDLVRAGKGAVKCLIDGPE; encoded by the coding sequence ATGACTGCTAACCCTTCCTTggtgttgaacaagatcgacGACATTTCGTTCGAAACTTACGATGCCCCAGAAATCTCTGAACCTACCGATGTCCTCGTCCAGGTCAAGAAAACCGGTATCTGTGGTTCCGACATCCACTTCTACGCCCATGGTAGAATCGGTAACTTCGTTTTGACCAAGCCAATGGTCTTGGGTCACGAATCCGCCGGTACTGTTGTCCAGGTTGGTAAGGGTGTCACCTCTCTTAAGGTTGGTGACAACGTCGCTATCGAACCAGGTATTCCATCCAGATTCTCCGACGAATACAAGAGCGGTCACTACAACTTGTGTCCTCACATGGCCTTCGCCGCTACTCCTAACTCCAAGGAAGGCGAACCAAACCCACCAGGTACCTTATGTAAGTACTTCAAGTCGCCAGAAGActtcttggtcaagttgCCAGACCACGTCAGCTTGGAACTCGGTGCTCTTGTTGAGCCATTGTCTGTTGGTGTCCACGCCTCTAAGTTGGGTTCCGTTGCTTTCGGCGACTACGTTGCCGTCTTTGGTGCTGGTCCTGTTGGTCTtttggctgctgctgtCGCCAAGACCTTCGGTGCTAAGGGTGTCATCGTCGTTGACATTTTcgacaacaagttgaagatggcCAAGGACATTGGTGCTGCTACTCACaccttcaactccaagacCGGTGgttctgaagaattgatcaaggctTTCGGTGGTAACGTGCCAAACGTCGTTTTGGAATGTACTGGTGCTGAACCTTGTATCAAGTTGGGTGTTGACGCCATTGCCCCAGGTGGTCGTTTCGTTCAAGTCGGTAACGCTGCTGGTCCAGTCAGCTTCCCAATCACCGTTTTCGCCAtgaaggaattgacttTGTTCGGTTCTTTCAGATACGGATTCAACGACTACAAGACTGCTGTTGGAATCTTTGACACTAACTACCAAAACGGTAGAGAAAATGCTCCAATTGACTTTGAACAATTGATCACCCACAGatacaagttcaaggacGCTATTGAAGCCTACGACTTGGTCAGAGCCGGTAAGGGTGCTGTCAAGTGTCTCATTGACGGCCCTGAGTAA
- a CDS encoding predicted protein yields the protein MNLQTKLDNSLNDILKTSGYIFEIINNNRKQSNLITGTNNQLITPAITSQLASNITRFDDILDETLSKLNDTRWCLDQIMENKQKQEEMKLKEELERQKKLKEEEERKRKEEERRKEEEEARKRKEEEEAAARIKAEKEAQERARAEEEAKLKRVQEEREQKEREEKEKQRQQQEEIDRKEAEIQKTNSEFNPFNSPFGFDLDSGNDKGLGVGVGVELSNPEDILSTINYNDPALGLDAGSVGASGSNAEGDKAAETGDNGAANIDDMNLELNNLLGNDESILDGLDMSLLDPGYDAGVVDQLPGDDFDVDNFLNQFGGSD from the coding sequence ATGAACTTACAGACAAAGCTCGACAACTCGCTCAACGACATTCTCAAGACATCTGGTTACATCTTTGAGATCATAAACAACAACCGAAAGCAGAGTAACTTGATTACGGGAACAAATAACCAGCTTATCACACCGGCTATTACGAGCCAGCTAGCCAGCAATATCACCAGGTTCGATGATATTCTCGACGAGACGCTTTCCAAGCTCAACGATACGAGATGGTGTCTCGATCAAATCATGGAGAACAAgcagaaacaagaagagatgaagctcaaagaagaattggagaggcagaagaagttgaaggaagaagaggagcGGAAACGTAAGGAGGAGgaacgaagaaaagaagaagaggaagcCAGAAAACGTAAAGAGGAGGAAGAGGCTGCTGCTCGAATCAAAGCTGAAAAAGAAGCGCAGGAGCGAGCTCGGGCAGAGGAAGAAGCCAAACTCAAACGAGTTcaggaagaaagagagcagaaagaaagagaagaaaaagaaaagcaGCGCCAGCAACAGGAAGAAATCGACCGCAAAGAGGCCGAAATTCAAAAGACCAACAGCGAGTTCAATCCTTTCAATTCGCCCTTTGGTTTTGACTTGGACTCAGGTAACGACAAGGGACTAGgtgttggtgttggtgtAGAACTACTGAATCCGGAAGACATACTTTCTACGATAAACTACAACGATCCTGCGCTTGGACTCGATGCCGGTTCTGTTGGAGCTTCTGGATCTAACGCTGAAGGCGATAAGGCAGCAGAAACAGGTGATAACGGCGCTGCAAACATCGACGACATGaacttggagttgaacaatCTCTTGGGTAATGACGAACTGATCTTGGATGGTCTCGATATGAGTCTACTTGATCCAGGATATGATGCAGGAGTGGTGGACCAGCTTCCAGGGGATGATTTCGATGTAGACAACTTCCTTAACCAGTTCGGAGGGAGCGATTAG
- a CDS encoding predicted protein, with the protein MWNKFGSEQLGESSGIVGLGSAFKASDTQKKYASRFLVVNENMDIVSVGGTGAAMLLGVKPNKKSGENCKTVTSTQEIIDDITTVLYIPGQTNMVAFCITLTGKDGLFGYNNWYGQVKFFPMKDSGTASYAQVPCKSYINKGDWFWND; encoded by the coding sequence ATGTGGAACAAGTTTGGTTCAGAACAATTGGGAGAAAGTTCGGGTATTGTGGGTTTAGGAAGTGCATTCAAAGCATCTGATACTCAAAAGAAATATGCAAgtcgatttcttgttgtcaaCGAAAATATGGATATAGTTTCAGTTGGCGGAACTGGTGCGGCAATGCTACTTGGAGTCAAGCCAAACAAAAAGTCGGGagaaaattgcaaaacaGTTACATCTACTCAGGAAATCATTGACGATATCACAACTGTATTGTATATTCCTGGTCAGACAAATATGGTCGCTTTTTGTATTACATTGACAGGAAAAGATGGTTTGTTTGGATACAACAACTGGTATGGCCAAGTGAAGTTCTTTCCAATGAAGGATTCAGGTACGGCAAGCTACGCCCAAGTACCATGCAAAAGTTATATAAATAAGGGTGATTGGTTTTGGAATGACTGA
- the ATP16 gene encoding ATP synthase delta subunit: MFRQALRQVAKQSSTVVRRSYATEASTASDALKLSLALPHQTLYSESEVEQVNLPSVNGDLGILANHIPIVEQLRPGLLEIISKGGETEQYFVSGGIATVQPGNKLTISAIEAFKPDQFDAQAVKNLIADAQKRAASTDEVVVAEANIELEVLEALHNIAK; this comes from the coding sequence ATGTTCAGACAAGCCCTCCGTCAAGTGGCCAAGCAGTCCTCCACTGTAGTCAGAAGAAGCTACGCCACCGAAGCCTCCACTGCCTCTGATGCCTTGAAGTTGTCTTTGGCTTTGCCTCACCAGACCTTGTACTCTGAgtctgaagttgaacaagtcaaCTTGCCTTCTGTCAACGGTGACTTGGGTATCTTGGCCAACCACATTCCTATCGTCGAACAGTTGAGACCAGGATTATTGGAAATCATCTCCAAGGGTGGAGAAACCGAACAATACTTCGTTTCTGGAGGTATTGCTACCGTCCAACCAGGCAACAAGTTGACTATTTCTGCCATTGAAGCCTTCAAGCCAGACCAATTCGACGCTCAAGCcgtcaagaacttgattgcTGACGCCCAAAAGAGAGCTGCCTCCACcgatgaagttgttgttgccGAAGCCAACATTGAGTTGGAAGTCTTGGAAGCCTTGCACAACATTGCCAAGTAA
- a CDS encoding predicted protein, with protein MNSDSLISKQGPLGYVWLAANYDKKLTKQQLINTSIAKSTDFISNHSISFASSQSSAEANSITLRLSGQLLLGIVRIYSRKTKYLLDDVHDILMKLKTSFKYASGAKLGSDGMTNTVNLNPRDTILSNIKSITLPDQITRFDLLYQEDLNLDDDTLAMNDGVGIFSSQRQTQDDSFTFDQSIEYPRFGTAHDPATPGDVDLELDFDLDIDGDSFGEDRSVEIGRNISQTAEDNPEISILSGLNKDDDNGFDFDLGGPLETIDEPDLVVDEDIQNDNNPSTPQEALTPPAVEERHTRKRRTGINDDGEIITNKRKLRIDSIEDLDGISIQTLKDNQQALLNTKFEDGYITLNLTDAEKIDLINELANPSAKKRRKLWNVDTQLQERCLELSKEQEQLEEQHNLQFEQEYGDFSNDMDFDLSLPDLDTPTNDFQDGHEDEEVTFNVSQASEEPEEERSSESVGKSTTQVAQELRDIFSSDDVTNLSKLMEADLQVHELDSTKEPLGLASRHDNTRRINNRREATRCFFELLVLASHDCVELKQDAEETQLGGQIDIRSRDRLFHNFL; from the coding sequence ATGAACTCAGATTCTCTTATATCGAAGCAAGGGCCGCTAGGCTACGTGTGGTTGGCAGCTAATTACGACAAAAAACTCACCAAACAACAGTTGATCAACACGAGTATCGCCAAGTCGACGGATTTCATCTCGAACCACTCTATCAGTTTTGCATCTTCACAGTCGTCTGCTGAGGCTAACAGCATTACCTTGAGACTTTCAGGGCAGTTGTTACTTGGAATTGTTCGTATATACCTGAGAAAAACAAAGTATTTACTCGACGATGTTCACGACATTTTGATGAAGCTAAAGACTTCTTTCAAATACGCCAGTGGTGCCAAGTTGGGTTCGGATGGAATGACCAATACTGTGAATTTGAATCCACGCGACACCATTCTCTCCAATATCAAGAGTATCACTTTGCCGGATCAGATCACTAGGTTCGACTTGTTATACCAGgaagatttgaatttggacGACGATACACTTGCTATGAACGATGGCGTAGGAATTTTCAGCAGTCAGAGACAAACACAGGACGATAGTTTCACCTTTGACCAGTCGATTGAATACCCCAGATTTGGAACAGCTCACGACCCTGCCACCCCTGGAGATGTAGATCTAGAGCTTGATTTTGACTTGGATATTGACGGGGACAGCTTTGGCGAAGACAGGTCCGTAGAAATAGGAAGGAACATCTCCCAAACCGCAGAAGATAATCCAGAAATATCGATTCTATCAGGATTGAATAAGGACGATGATAATGGATTTGATTTCGATCTTGGAGGACCTTTAGAAACCATTGACGAGCCTGATCTTGTAGTGGATGAAGACATCCAAAACGACAACAACCCCTCAACCCCGCAGGAAGCATTGACTCCTCCAGCAGTAGAGGAGAGACATActagaaagagaagaacagGAATCAATGACGATGGAGAGATCATCACCAATAAACGTAAATTGAGAATTGACTCCATTGAAGACTTAGACGGCATTTCGATTCAGACCTTGAAGGACAACCAACAGGCATTGTTGAATACCAAGTTTGAAGACGGCTACATAACTTTGAATTTGACTGACGCCGAAAAGATCGACCTCATCAATGAGTTGGCTAATCCATCggccaagaagagaaggaagtTATGGAACGTCGATAcccaacttcaagagaGATGTCTTGAATTATCCAAAGAACAGGAGCAATTAGAAGAACAACACAACTTGCAGTTTGAACAAGAGTATGGTGATTTCAGTAACGACATGGATTTTGATTTGTCGTTGCCAGATTTGGATACTCCCACCAATGATTTTCAGGATGGCcatgaagatgaagaagtgaCATTCAATGTTTCGCAAGCGtcagaagaaccagaagaagaaagatcaTCTGAAAGTGTAGGAAAATCTACCACACAAGTAGCCCAAGAACTCCGTGACATATTCTCTTCGGATGACGTAaccaacttgtccaagCTTATGGAAGCTGACTTGCAAGTTCACGAATTAGACAGTACCAAAGAACCTCTTGGACTTGCTAGCAGACACGACAACACAAGGAGGATCAATAACAGACGTGAAGCAACCAGGTGTTTTTTCgaattgttggttttggCCTCACATGACTGTGTTGAGTTGAAGCAAGATGCCGAGGAGACGCAATTAGGTGGTCAGATAGATATCAGATCTAGAGATAGACTTTTCCATAATTTCCTTTAG
- the VCX1.2 gene encoding Ca2+/H+ antiporter has translation MTDPVDPNLTRSPRLKPDASVETEFSRNSSIINISSQPTSVRNRSTTKLKRKSRPHLRRAESLSGHQKLVFSVDDDINDAIDEDTNEEDIVRDPIKKERDYLVGYNDALKSLYQRKKHASVAPAAGPGTKSPELIAELESHIAKDLLDARDNIRLLDEERRKSSENILLVDEVDVDEGDDDDGDSVKSSSSSQTVESLNLRERQDAINSTHPFGIKIWKPSLYKKKRSVAARAEEDIHDFDPRKPTARIFWGVTITNYIWSLTFGLLLFLVCLLGAFIAFVVSGFGIHRPSRQYVTLLLKLGKYWLYPFGKFVLLNKDENYLDEDELDGRSISEFHRWRLQEEGRLFFAPPRRYTTGAESRPLLKDHKGRPLRDAYSSLDEHDSNGDADAAPEDPTDSPDIKVRFFGRGSWSSGRLIFYIFFYGILQPVLYIVGLLCWLIVFTIPMANITFIVCDHLRRHPLALDFELEKEYYKKLEKRKKKKNQMIVVSTYRCCGFHYYKYTIDGTNIFFINLLTVVLFVILDYFFLKEKLHWDYWFTDSSFLFCACLFSIIPLAYFIGQAVASISAQSSMGVGAVINAFFSTIVEIFLYCVALNQSKAKLVEGSMIGSILGGVLLLPGLSMCGGALKRKTQRYNPRSAGVSSTMLLFAMVIMFAPSLFYQIYGAYEIKCMRCDIQDDCTKCRFIQPTFTLDVLFYNIIQPFSLIVAIALFLAYVCGLYFTLRTHASLIWATTIHEAGPMKKDDGYFRSPSISSVATPQQLPKLGNINTKLSSLPPSATAISKNGGGHDAPNWSRNKSTIILLGATLLYAIIAEILVDNVDSVLSSYPIDPKFLGLTVFALVPNTTEFLNAISFAISGNVALSMEIGSAYALQVVLIQIPSLVLYSMYMASTDVSQIFTLVFPRWDIIATLISIYLFTYIYAEGKSNYFKGVILILIYAVVMIGFWFNDKIIALDDGYSGGPELFR, from the exons ATGACCGATCCAGTTGACCCCAACTTGACCCGATCGCCCCGGCTCAAGCCTGATGCCTCCGTAGAAACAGAGTTTCTGCGCAACTCATCCATCATCAACATTCTGCTGCAACCGACTTCTGTTCGTAACAGACTGACTACCAAGTTGAAACGCAAGTCTAGACCGCACTTGCGGAGGGCCGAATCGCTTTCCGGTCATCAGAAACTCGTATTTTCAGTCGATGACGATATCAACGATGCCATAGACGAAGACacaaacgaagaagacatcGTGAGAGACCCGATCAAAAAAGAGAGGGACTATTTAGTGGGTTATAACGATGCGTTAAAGTCGTTATACCAGCGAAAAAAGCACGCTTCAGTCGCCCCTGCTGCTGGTCCTG GCACCAAATCGCCTGAACTTATTGCCGAATTAGAGTCACATATCGCCAAAGACTTACTTGATGCTAGGGACAATATCCGGTTACTCGATGAAGAGAGAAGGAAAAGCTCCGAGAACATCCTCTTGG TAGACGAAGTAGATGTCGATGAAGgagatgatgacgatggTGATTCTGTTAAGTCATCTTCACTGTCGCAGACAGTAGAATCATTGAACTTGCGTGAAAGACAAGATGCCATTAATTCAACCCATCCCTTTGGTATCAAGATCTGGAAGCCTTCATTgtacaagaaaaagagatcTGTAGCCGCCAGGGCTGAGGAGGACATCCACGACTTTGACCCCAGAAAGCCTACGGCCCGAATCTTTTGGGGTGTTACTATCACCAACTACATATGGTCGTTGACTTTTGGCCTTCTTTTGTTCCTTGTCTGTTTGCTAGGAGCGTTCATTGCATTTGTGGTTTCTGGCTTTGGAATCCATCGTCCTCTGAGACAGTATGTCACCctcttgttgaaattggGAAAGTATTGGTTGTATCCTTTTGGGAAGTTTGTactcttgaacaaggaCGAGAACTACTTggatgaagacgaattgGACGGAAGATCCATATCTGAATTCCATAGATGGAGattgcaagaagaaggaagattGTTTTTTGCTCCTCCAAGAAGATACACCACAGGTGCAGAATCCAGACCTTTACTTAAGGATCACAAGGGTCGTCCACTTCGCGATGCCTACTCTTCGTTAGATGAACATGATTCCAATGGTGATGCAGATGCTGCTCCAGAAGATCCTACCGACAGTCCAGACATTAAGGTTCGTTTCTTTGGTAGAGGTAGTTGGTCTTCTGGAAGATTGATCTTCTACATCTTTTTCTATGGAATTCTACAGCCAGTGTTGTATATTGTAGGTTTGCTATGTTGGTTAATTGTTTTCACCATCCCCATGGCCAATATCACCTTCATTGTCTGCGACCATTTGAGAAGACATCCTCTTGCTCTCGATTTCGAGTTGGAGAAGGAGTACTACAAGAAGcttgagaaaagaaagaagaagaagaaccagatgATTGTAGTGTCTACCTACAGATGTTGTGGATTCCATTATTACAAATATACCATAGACGGTACTAAtatctttttcatcaatttgttgaCGGTGGTTCTTTTCGTCATTTTAgactatttcttcttgaaggagAAATTGCACTGGGACTATTGGTTTACAGACTCGTCGTTTTTATTCTGTGCGTGTCTCTTTTCTATTATCCCATTGGCCTATTTCATTGGACAAGCGGTAGCTTCGATCTCGGCTCAATCTTCTATGGGCGTAGGTGCTGTGATCAATGccttcttttcaacaattgtTGAGATTTTCTTATATTGTGTTGCTTTAAATCAGTCAAAAGCAAAATTGGTGGAAGGTTCAATGATCGGCTCGATTCTTGGTGGTGTTCTTTTGCTTCCTGGTTTATCCATGTGTGGAGGTGCTCTTAAGAGAAAGACCCAACGATACAACCCCAGATCTGCTGgtgtttcttcaactatGTTGTTGTTCGCTATGGTTATAATGTTTGCACCTTCCTTATTCTACCAAATTTATGGTGCTTATGAGATCAAATGTATGAGGTGTGATATA CAAGACGATTGCACCAAGTGTCGTTTTATCCAGCCTACATTCACTCTCGATGTGTTGTTCTACAACATTATTCAGCCTTTTTCATTAATTGTAGCTATAGCTTTGTTCTTGGCTTATGTTTGTGGTTTGTATTTCACATTGAGAACCCATGCTTCTTTGATTTGGGCCACAACCATTCATGAAGCTGGGCCCATGAAGAAAGATGATGGCTATTTCAGATCACCTAGTATTTCAAGTGTGGCTACTCCTCAACAACTTCCCAAATTGGGCAATATCAATACCaaactttcttctcttccacCTTCTGCCACTGCTATTTCCA aaaatggaggAGGGCACGATGCTCCAAATTGGTCTCGTAATAAATCCACTATAATATTGCTAGGTGCTACGTTACTCTATGCTATAATTGCTGAAATCTTGGTTGACAATGTGGACTCGGTTTTGTCGAGTTATCCAATTGATCCTAAATTCTTGGGTTTGACAGTGTTTGCCTTAGTGCCAAATACTACTGAATTCCTCAACGCTATTTCGTTTGCTATTAGTGGAAACGTTGCGTTGTCAATGGAAATCGGTAGTGCCTATGCCTTACAGGTTGTCTTGATCCAGATTCCAAGTTTGGTTCTTTATTCAATGTATATGGCCAGCACTGATGTGAGCCAGATCTTCACGTTGGTTTTCCCTAGATGGGATATAATCGCTActttgatttcaatttACTTGTTCACGTACATCTACGCTGAAGGCAAGTCTAACTACTTCAAGGGTGTTATATTGATATTAATCTACGCTGTGGTCATGATCGGCTTCTGGTTTAATGATAAAATCATTGCATTGGACGACGGTTACTCTGGAGGACCCGAACTTTTTCGCTGA